In a single window of the Cucurbita pepo subsp. pepo cultivar mu-cu-16 chromosome LG18, ASM280686v2, whole genome shotgun sequence genome:
- the LOC111780252 gene encoding RNA-binding protein Y14-like gives MASADVEAVDFEPEEDDLMDEDGAAEADASPRAPFPKLKSAITGGASSSLAGGPKKTKGRGFREESDRNTRLTGSDFDSLKSADGPGPQRSIEGWIILVTGVHEEAQEDDLQNAFGEFGEIRNLHLNLDRRTGFVKGYALIEYENFEEAEKAISAMDGSELLTQIINVDWAFSHGPIRRKNTRPTRERRSRSPRRRY, from the exons ATGGCGAGCGCTGATGTAGAGGCTGTTGACTTCGAGCCCGAGGAAGACGACCTCATGGACGAGGATGGAGCCGCCGAAGCCGATGCCTCCCCTCGAGCTCCTTTTCCTAAGCTCAAATCCGCCATTACCGGTGGCGCTTCTTCCTCGCTGGCCGGTGGTCCGAAGAAGACCAAGGGTCGTGGATTTCGAGAAGAGTCTGATCGTAACACCCGCCTTACTGGGTCCGACTTCGATTCCCTTAAGTCTGCTGATGGCCCTGGTCCCCAACGAT CTATTGAAGGATGGATCATTCTGGTAACTGGTGTACATGAAGAGGCACAGGAGGATGATCTACAAAATGCATTTGGTGAGTTTGGGGAGATAAGGAATTTGCATCTAAACCTCGATCGTCGTACTGGATTCGTCAAG GGATATGCGTTGATCGAATACGAGAACTTTGAGGAAGCGGAGAAAGCAATATCTGCCATGGATGGGTCTGAACTTCTGACCCAAATTATCAATGTTGATTGGGCATTCAGCCATGGACCCATCAGGAGGAAGAACACAAG GCCTACTAGGGAACGACGCTCAAGGAGTCCTAGGAGGAGATATTAG